From one Rhopalosiphum padi isolate XX-2018 chromosome 2, ASM2088224v1, whole genome shotgun sequence genomic stretch:
- the LOC132922060 gene encoding rho GTPase-activating protein 17-like — protein sequence MKRQFFKVKQFADQTFSRSGKTEALSDTLQTAEKRVEFIKNACQNTTKKLLATLISPGLGHDAPAREKRLKKMPDYLLAMAMLDNGSNEEDNLLRQVLVECSKVQICLANAGVDYESRIEQTVLSKLQQILDVDVPNIIKQKRLLTKLVLDMDLARAKYQGVLKNSNSGSSHTNKVDAVKEELEDIELKVEQCKDSLASEIFQLISREAELSSVLIELIKHQRSYHQTALAVLDEIVPELETVIDSNPSKPVFGQKLEDHLRVTKRRIAYPIELCICALLEMGVEEEGLFRIAAGASKVRCMKLRLDSNCLDLESAVEYRDPHIIAGVLKSYLRQLPEPLLTHHLYEEWMAAAKLQTSESRLQAILNVVQKLPQSNLYNLRYIIKFLALLTKHQDVNKMSPQNLAIVIAPNLLWTPEDKSDNIGLNMNAAACHNIIVDCLISHSDWIFPGEEEFYVTLKILDVNDFNGHKRSSSGDTHLIFTNDAFDTNLKRSRSSTNITDISPPSESPKPHTRGRKSKPAPVPPSPTIKANNIFESPQVTTKDQDKANCDKPPPGSLLKPSQTTECPREKLPAADTGSLKRPVKPAVAPRTILETSDDTVFRKPAIPERPASLQRPLSSSFRSLRILTDVSNDKVDLDQGGPMLERAHLYTVSKQQVSLIQVGDQCDDKEINQNQHTDVMDTSYINQESPNEDNGGYISPTFSSHRNTTLDIQSGQSSALKTPTRTQRPIPPPPPPPVFSTKKEPESTDL from the exons atgaagAGGCAGTTTTTTAAGGTTAAGCAATTTGCTGACCAGACATTCTCTAG gtcAGGTAAAACTGAAGCACTTTCTGATACATTACAAACAGCAGAAAAACgagttgaatttataaaaaatgcttgtcaaaatactacaaaaaaattattagctaCATTAATATCACCTGGACTTGGCCATGATGCTCCTGCACGTGAAAAACGACtt aaaaaaatgccTGACTATTTGCTAGCAATGGCAATGCTTGATAATGGTTCTAACGAAGAAGATAATTTAttaag acaagTTTTAGTGGAATGTAGCAAAGTACAAATATGTTTAGCTAATGCAGGTGTAGATTATGAATCACGTATTGAACAAACAGTACTTAGTAAGCTACAGCAAATACTGGATGTAGATGTACCAAATATTATAAAGCAAAAACGATTACTTACTAAGTTGGTGCTTGATATGGATTTAGCTCGAGCAaa aTATCAAGGAGTCTTAAAAAACTCTAATTCTGGAAGTTCTCATACAAATAAAGTAGATGCAGTTAAAGAAGAATTAGAAGATATAGAATTGAAAGTTGAACAATGTAAA GACTCTCTAGCATCTGAAATATTTCAGTTAATATCACGAGAAGCAGAACTTTCATCTGTTcttatagaattaataaaacatCAACGTTCTTACCACCAAACTGCATTAGCTGTTTTGGATGAAATAGTTCCTGAATTAGAAACTGTTATtg atagTAACCCTTCAAAGCCAGTTTTTGGTCAAAAACTCGAAGACCATTTAAGAGTTACTAAAAGACGAATAGCCTATCCAATTGAACTATGTATTTGTGCTTTATTGGAAATGGGTGTGGAAGAAGAAGGATTATTTCGTATTGCAGCTGGTGCTTCTAAAGTACGATGCATGAAACTCAGATTAGATTCAAATTGTTTAGATTTAGAATCAGCAGTTGAATATAGAGATCCTCATATAATAGCGGgagttttaaaatcatatttgagACAGTTACCCGAACCTCTATTAACTCATCATTTATATGAAGAATGGATGGCTGCAGCTAA actaCAAACTAGTGAAAGTAGACTTCAAGCAATCCTAAACGTTGTTCAAAAATTACCtcaatcaaatttatataacttacgatatataattaaatttttggcGTTATTGACTAAACATCAAGATGTAAATAAAATGAGTCCACAAAATTTGGCTATAGTTATTGCACCTAACCTTTTATGGACACCTGAAGATAAAAGTGATAATATAGG GTTAAATATGAATGCTGCTGCATGTCATAATATCATTGTAGACTGTCTAATATCCCATTCAGATTGGATTTTTCCTgggg aaGAAGAATTTTATGTTACATTAAAGATATTGGATGTCAATGATTTTAATGGCCATAAAAGATCCAGTAGTGGGGATACACATTTGATATTTACAAACGATGCTTTTGACACAAATTTGAAACGAAGTAGATCTAGTACTAATATTActgatattag ccCTCCATCAGAGAGCCCAAAACCACATACAAGAGGACGTAAAAGTAAACCAGCTCCTGTTCCACCATCACCAACTATCAAGGCAAATAACATATTTGAAAGTCCTCAAGTCACTACGAAAGACCAAGATAAAGCAAACTGTGATAAACCTCCGCCCGGTTCCTTACTGAAACCTAGTCAAACTACTGAATGTCCTAGGGAAAAGTTACCAGCTGCTGATACAGGTTCTTTAAAACGGCCTGTTAAGCCTGCAGTTGCTCCACGCACAATACTTGAAACGTCTGATGATACGGTTTTCCGTAAACCTGCTATACCTGAACGACCAGCATCTTTACAAAGACCATTAAGTTCTTCGTTTAGGAGTCTTAGAATACTAACAGATGTTTCTAATGATAAAGTAGAT ttAGATCAAGGAGGCCCAATGTTAGAAAGAGCACATTTGTACACTGTGTCCAAACAACAAGTTTCATTGATACAAGTTGGTGATCAATGTGATGATAAAGAAATTAACCAAAATCAACATACTG atGTAATGGATACAAGTTATATAAATCAAGAGAGTCCAAATGAGGATAATGGAGGTTATATAAGTCCAACTTTTTCTAGTCACCGAAATACAACATTAGACATCCAATCTg gacAATCATCAGCATTAAAAACACCAACTCGAACTCAGCGGCCCATACCTCCACCTCCTCCACCACCAGTTTTTTCTACAAAAAAGGAACCTGAAAGTACAGATTTATAG
- the LOC132922063 gene encoding NADH dehydrogenase [ubiquinone] flavoprotein 3, mitochondrial: MRINNVLTKSCLVNHQFRRYVATTEKPKDITSNVKGLSSKVIIANPPPERVRKAAENGPYKNPQYFSYHKNSYFDAEIEMHKYRLPQPSSLK; the protein is encoded by the exons atgagGATAAACAATGTTTTAACAAAATCATGTCTGGTTAACCATCAG TTCCGCAGATACGTAGCCACAACTGAAAAACCAAAAGACATTACATCTAATGTTAAAGGTTTGAGTTCCAAGGTTATCATTGCTAACCCGCCAccag AACGTGTAAGGAAAGCTGCAGAAAACGGTCCCTACAAGAATCCACAATATTTCAGTTACcacaaaaattcatattttgatgcTGAGATTGAAATGCACAAATACAGATTACCACAACCTTCAAGTTTAAAGTAG